A section of the Archaeoglobus neptunius genome encodes:
- a CDS encoding type II toxin-antitoxin system VapC family toxin, which yields MPKKKRKKKEKNLEQPTVYVDSDYLLAYIYKEKDKYYVAKEIRSVPYNIVIPFIVIGEVINKIFEKEKDNTDGVYDKTANLLQLIKKIGADIKPATKEALMMAKKCLEIENYLNPTDAVIFAQAVCDKNSVRLYTFDSVLINSALLQEIEENLRSTGERLHPLKVG from the coding sequence GTGCCCAAGAAAAAGAGAAAGAAAAAAGAAAAGAACCTTGAGCAACCCACAGTGTATGTAGATTCAGATTACTTGCTTGCATACATATACAAAGAAAAGGACAAATACTACGTGGCCAAAGAAATACGTTCTGTCCCATATAATATAGTTATTCCGTTTATTGTCATCGGCGAGGTGATAAATAAGATATTTGAAAAAGAGAAGGACAATACTGACGGAGTTTACGACAAAACCGCTAATTTATTACAGCTAATTAAAAAAATAGGTGCAGATATCAAACCTGCAACAAAAGAAGCTTTAATGATGGCCAAAAAGTGTTTAGAGATCGAGAACTATCTCAACCCTACCGACGCAGTTATATTTGCCCAAGCGGTATGTGACAAAAACTCTGTAAGATTATATACTTTTGATAGTGTTTTAATTAATTCTGCTCTACTGCAAGAGATTGAAGAAAATCTACGAAGTACTGGAGAACGATTGCATCCGCTAAAGGTTGGGTAA
- a CDS encoding cobyrinate a,c-diamide synthase yields MEVPRVVIAGTSSKVGKTMVAIGLMRVLVNKGYTVQPYKVGPDFIDPGFHHLATGRYSRNLDSFMLSRDALLETFVRNFKGADIAVIEGKTGLYDSSDAVSERGSVAEVSKILRAPVLLVANVERLNRTSAAIILGYKVFDPEVDLKGVILNRVGSDRHAGKVRKAVEKLAKVRVYGVIPRKDIRMPYRHLGLVTAYERGDFDELIDNVARIIEEHVDVEKIVDLAYKAPPIDVKLFEEKDKKSGIKIGVLRDEVFSFYYQDNLDQLSRYAEIVTIDSIRDRRLPDVDALYIGGGFPEVFAEQLERNRRLRDEIYSFCDSGRPVYAECGGLMYLGEKIDTGSAEYEMVGFLPLKTVMFKKFQAQGYSVYSAVKSNPITTRGRKVVGHEFHYSKAILTGKADFAFAVKRGFGIDGKRDGIMVKNVMGNYIHVHFLSDRSLAKRFVQQAKKYRRD; encoded by the coding sequence ATGGAGGTCCCAAGGGTCGTAATCGCAGGAACAAGCAGTAAAGTCGGAAAAACGATGGTCGCAATTGGTTTAATGAGGGTTCTGGTGAACAAAGGTTACACAGTTCAGCCCTACAAAGTTGGTCCTGACTTCATCGATCCTGGCTTTCACCACCTCGCCACCGGGAGATATTCGAGAAACCTTGACAGTTTCATGCTGAGCAGAGACGCCCTGCTGGAAACTTTTGTCAGAAACTTTAAGGGGGCTGACATAGCCGTAATTGAGGGTAAAACCGGACTCTACGACTCTTCAGACGCTGTAAGTGAAAGGGGAAGTGTGGCAGAAGTCAGTAAGATCCTCAGAGCCCCTGTTCTGCTTGTTGCAAATGTGGAAAGGCTGAACAGGACCTCAGCAGCCATAATTCTCGGATACAAAGTCTTTGATCCAGAAGTAGATCTGAAAGGTGTAATTCTCAACAGGGTGGGGAGTGACAGGCATGCAGGTAAGGTTAGAAAGGCTGTGGAAAAGCTCGCCAAAGTTAGAGTTTACGGAGTGATCCCAAGGAAAGATATCAGGATGCCATACAGACATCTCGGTCTCGTTACCGCATACGAGAGAGGAGATTTTGATGAATTAATTGACAATGTTGCTAGGATTATTGAAGAACATGTTGACGTGGAAAAGATTGTTGATCTCGCCTACAAGGCGCCTCCAATCGATGTGAAACTTTTTGAAGAGAAAGATAAAAAAAGTGGGATTAAAATAGGTGTGCTGAGGGATGAAGTTTTCTCTTTCTACTATCAGGATAATCTGGACCAGCTTTCGAGATACGCCGAAATCGTCACCATTGACTCCATTAGAGATAGAAGGCTACCAGATGTGGATGCGCTTTACATTGGTGGTGGCTTTCCAGAAGTGTTTGCGGAACAGTTAGAGAGGAACAGAAGACTGAGAGACGAAATTTACAGTTTCTGTGATTCCGGAAGACCGGTATATGCCGAGTGCGGTGGGTTGATGTATCTGGGAGAAAAAATAGATACGGGAAGTGCAGAGTACGAAATGGTCGGATTTCTACCACTAAAAACAGTAATGTTCAAGAAATTTCAGGCACAGGGTTACTCCGTTTACAGTGCAGTAAAGAGTAACCCAATAACCACACGGGGGAGAAAAGTCGTCGGGCACGAGTTTCACTATTCCAAGGCGATTCTTACCGGAAAAGCAGATTTTGCATTTGCTGTGAAGAGGGGTTTCGGTATAGACGGAAAAAGAGACGGAATAATGGTAAAAAACGTTATGGGAAACTACATTCACGTACACTTTCTCTCAGACAGGAGCCTGGCAAAAAGATTTGTTCAGCAGGCTAAAAAATATAGAAGAGATTAG
- a CDS encoding TusE/DsrC/DsvC family sulfur relay protein: protein MPELEVKGKKLRLDEDGFLQDWEEWDEEVAEALAKDTRFSPAPIELTEEHWKIIKYLRDYFIKYGVAPPVRMLVKQCKKEVKPDCNLQYIYKLFPQGPAKDACRIAGLPKPTGCV, encoded by the coding sequence ATGCCAGAACTAGAGGTAAAGGGAAAGAAGCTCAGGCTTGACGAGGATGGTTTTCTGCAGGATTGGGAAGAATGGGATGAAGAGGTAGCAGAGGCTTTGGCAAAGGACACCAGGTTCAGTCCGGCACCAATTGAGCTGACAGAGGAGCACTGGAAGATTATCAAATATCTGAGAGATTACTTTATAAAATATGGTGTTGCTCCACCTGTGAGAATGCTTGTAAAGCAGTGCAAGAAGGAAGTAAAACCTGACTGCAATCTGCAGTACATCTACAAGCTCTTCCCGCAGGGACCTGCAAAGGATGCCTGTAGAATTGCAGGCCTGCCAAAGCCAACCGGATGTGTCTAA